The Chitinophaga sp. H8 genome contains a region encoding:
- a CDS encoding RNA polymerase sigma-70 factor: protein MTGSASYQQFKDLFQSLYGELCNYAYSFLMDDAAAEDVVQETFIKLWEKHPEMINIPSINAYLFRAVRNNSISALRKINTTATATKAISYTLPIETAPDAFSKEELTPYYEQFLYEAIASLPPQCREVFTCCKLKGMSQQQTAAQLGLSVKTVENYMGRALKLLRKYLKACGFPTGLLLLIKMLYY from the coding sequence TACCAACAGTTCAAAGACCTTTTCCAATCGCTCTATGGCGAATTGTGTAATTATGCTTATTCCTTTCTGATGGATGACGCGGCAGCAGAAGATGTGGTACAGGAAACATTTATTAAACTATGGGAAAAGCATCCCGAAATGATCAACATCCCTAGCATAAATGCATATCTGTTCCGCGCAGTACGTAACAACTCCATCTCGGCATTACGGAAAATCAATACTACTGCCACTGCTACCAAGGCGATCAGTTATACCCTTCCCATTGAAACAGCCCCGGATGCTTTTTCAAAGGAGGAATTGACACCTTATTATGAACAGTTTTTATATGAAGCCATTGCCAGTTTGCCACCGCAATGCCGGGAAGTATTTACCTGTTGCAAGCTCAAAGGGATGAGCCAGCAGCAAACAGCAGCCCAATTAGGGCTTTCCGTCAAAACCGTGGAAAACTACATGGGGAGGGCATTAAAGCTGTTGCGTAAGTACCTGAAAGCTTGTGGTTTTCCCACAGGCCTGCTTTTACTCATAAAAATGTTATATTATTGA
- a CDS encoding TonB-dependent receptor encodes MYFTFFNLCFFSTTSSIAQTTPTSLLLKAYSPSRTHGTILFFLQDIQQKTGIPITYSSTYLPLSNKVVLTGIEHTVGDALATVLRETGIGMTEINGKLLLLKNVEAPAYHTISGFVKEAGSNEAIIGVSVYDPVSRKGTTTNAYGFYSLLIPDTCRQLVFSHIGYEAIIHRLSDNSREQDIFLETRNLLQTVVVKGAGDSVIIQPGHLSMPVSYLDNFPALLGEKDVLKSLQLYPGTGSSLESSSNLLIRGGSADQNLYLLDGVPLYHTGHLFGLFSIFNGDALKDVQFYRDGFPARYGGRLSSVVDIRTKDGNMLEWHGKTTISPLAANILVEGPIKKQKSAVQLSVRRSLVDALYRSRELRKYGNYYLYDINFKLNQVINKKNRVYLSFYTGQDKLVVNSDNPVLPLFDNYSFAWSNITGSLKWATVFNPRLFSHTYFTYGRFFNKFYQTSVVPLPFNDSIFVTGKGISRIQDLSIRNETEYALNSTHRLSFGAGYIYHNFAPTAYKTNVHSSEPIHRNAPKYYMSEFNTYLEDELNLLENKITLQLGAHFAGLAQENSLYTSLQPRLLFRWNMQKGQYLQASFSKMTQFIHLLTTPIINLPTDLWVPSTDNIKPEHAFSYSISYQKQWSNTYNFGGNIYFKQMKDIVTTNTVLNIFDNSDLWEKKVVTGNGYNYGTELSLEKMKGRFTGIISYTLSWAFRQFDKLNGGLIYPYKDDRRHNLSLALKYKVTPRWNVSASWKYASGAPFTLPQQIYPDFDQARNIGGYLDERYSPFRSYLPNYLQYITSINNFRLKPVHHLDLGTTIYLGTNKPYQHIISAGIYNVYNRRNPFIVSYDQFSLLNFNSEYALSLYQYSIFRALPYLSYTFKF; translated from the coding sequence TTGTACTTTACATTTTTTAATCTCTGCTTTTTCAGCACTACCAGCTCAATTGCCCAAACCACCCCTACCAGCCTGCTGTTAAAAGCTTATTCCCCTTCCCGTACCCACGGTACCATTCTGTTCTTTCTGCAGGATATACAGCAAAAAACCGGCATCCCTATTACTTACAGCTCTACTTATCTGCCACTTAGTAATAAGGTGGTATTAACAGGCATAGAACATACAGTTGGCGATGCCCTGGCCACCGTTTTAAGAGAAACCGGCATTGGGATGACAGAAATAAATGGCAAGTTATTATTATTAAAAAATGTGGAGGCACCTGCTTACCATACTATTAGTGGATTTGTAAAGGAAGCTGGCAGTAATGAAGCGATCATCGGAGTTTCAGTTTATGATCCGGTATCCAGGAAAGGGACCACTACCAATGCTTATGGCTTCTACAGCCTGTTAATACCGGATACCTGCCGGCAGCTCGTTTTTTCGCATATTGGCTATGAAGCCATTATACACCGCCTGTCTGACAATTCCCGCGAACAGGATATCTTCCTGGAAACCCGAAACCTGCTGCAAACAGTAGTAGTAAAAGGCGCCGGAGATTCTGTTATCATTCAGCCCGGACACCTGAGCATGCCAGTGAGTTACCTCGACAACTTCCCCGCACTATTAGGGGAGAAAGATGTATTGAAAAGCCTGCAGTTATATCCCGGCACCGGCAGCTCACTGGAAAGCAGCAGTAACCTCCTCATCAGAGGTGGCTCTGCTGATCAAAACCTTTACCTCCTGGATGGTGTACCGCTATACCACACCGGCCATCTGTTCGGGTTGTTTTCTATCTTCAACGGAGACGCCTTGAAAGATGTGCAGTTTTACAGAGATGGGTTCCCTGCACGATATGGAGGACGCCTGTCATCCGTAGTCGATATCCGTACCAAAGACGGCAATATGCTGGAATGGCATGGTAAAACTACCATCAGCCCGCTGGCAGCTAATATATTGGTGGAAGGCCCCATCAAAAAACAAAAAAGTGCCGTTCAATTATCCGTAAGGCGCTCCCTCGTAGACGCGCTTTACCGTAGCAGGGAACTAAGGAAATATGGCAACTACTACCTGTATGATATTAATTTTAAGCTGAACCAGGTGATCAATAAAAAAAACAGGGTGTATCTCAGCTTTTACACCGGGCAGGATAAATTAGTAGTAAACAGCGACAACCCTGTACTTCCCCTTTTTGACAACTATTCTTTTGCCTGGAGTAATATTACCGGCTCATTAAAATGGGCAACTGTATTCAATCCGCGTTTGTTTTCGCATACCTATTTTACTTATGGCCGTTTTTTTAATAAGTTTTATCAAACGTCTGTAGTGCCACTGCCATTCAATGATTCCATTTTTGTAACCGGCAAAGGTATTTCCAGAATCCAGGACCTGAGCATCCGGAATGAAACAGAATATGCACTCAACAGCACCCACCGGCTGTCTTTTGGAGCAGGTTATATCTATCACAATTTTGCTCCTACCGCCTATAAAACAAACGTGCATAGCAGTGAGCCTATTCATCGCAATGCCCCTAAGTATTACATGTCGGAGTTTAATACTTATCTGGAAGATGAATTAAACTTATTGGAAAATAAAATAACCCTGCAATTGGGAGCACACTTTGCGGGCCTGGCTCAGGAAAACTCATTATATACATCTCTCCAGCCACGGTTATTATTCCGGTGGAATATGCAAAAAGGACAATACCTGCAAGCCAGCTTTAGCAAAATGACACAGTTCATCCACCTGCTCACCACCCCTATTATTAACCTGCCTACGGACCTTTGGGTACCCAGTACAGATAATATCAAACCGGAACATGCTTTTTCCTATAGCATAAGCTACCAGAAACAATGGTCTAACACTTACAACTTCGGAGGTAATATCTACTTCAAACAAATGAAAGACATTGTTACCACAAATACCGTCTTAAATATTTTTGATAATTCTGACCTGTGGGAGAAAAAAGTGGTAACGGGAAACGGGTATAATTACGGTACCGAACTCTCGCTGGAGAAAATGAAAGGGCGCTTTACAGGCATTATCTCCTATACCCTCTCCTGGGCTTTTCGCCAGTTTGATAAACTAAACGGAGGGCTCATTTATCCCTATAAAGATGACCGCCGGCATAATCTTTCTTTGGCACTTAAATATAAGGTTACTCCCCGGTGGAATGTATCAGCTTCCTGGAAATATGCCAGCGGCGCACCTTTCACATTACCACAGCAAATATATCCCGACTTTGATCAGGCACGGAATATTGGCGGTTATCTCGATGAAAGGTATTCTCCTTTCAGAAGCTACCTCCCTAACTATTTACAGTACATTACCAGCATTAATAATTTCAGGTTAAAGCCGGTACATCATTTAGATCTCGGTACTACCATCTACCTGGGAACCAATAAACCCTATCAGCATATTATCAGTGCCGGCATATACAATGTTTATAACCGCCGAAATCCATTCATAGTAAGTTATGATCAGTTTTCCCTGTTGAACTTCAATAGTGAATATGCACTGAGCCTGTATCAATACAGTATTTTCAGAGCATTACCTTATTTAAGCTATACTTTTAAGTTTTAA
- a CDS encoding DUF4249 family protein: protein MPNTINILIPFRFLFTLSVLFCSCQQETPLPPNNAKPENVLYCELIAGEQSLVRVGRSKPVTTGTNNEFEPVRNAVVTLMNGNEQTIETLTYDASADGLMGTYRGTTLLQAGQQYKLQAAVPDMKTTYARTYIPTAFDAALTDTIRTVLNGRAALKFHFKIRANAPGGKQFIVLEALKQACYADSTALYNGNKFSKRDDPENYNRVKTLSGVLLRKDTICLDDYLRIPCYTQDMNADNNQIGGLNENFNRILFTQNSPVLSTDLYLNAAAINAVPDDELIPKGRIIVYVRSTSKAYYDFLLTYEKVVRNPGLNSLFQAIQLKGNTLNGLGIVGGLYQHTYYLYYDDLN from the coding sequence ATGCCCAACACTATAAACATATTGATACCATTTCGCTTCCTGTTTACATTAAGTGTCCTTTTCTGTAGCTGCCAGCAGGAAACACCACTGCCCCCCAATAATGCCAAACCGGAGAATGTACTGTACTGCGAGCTGATAGCGGGCGAACAATCATTAGTGCGTGTGGGCAGAAGTAAGCCAGTAACAACAGGTACCAACAACGAGTTTGAACCTGTAAGGAATGCAGTGGTAACCTTGATGAATGGTAATGAACAGACCATTGAAACACTTACCTATGATGCAAGTGCAGATGGCCTGATGGGGACCTACAGAGGAACTACCTTATTACAGGCAGGGCAACAATACAAATTACAGGCAGCTGTACCCGATATGAAAACAACCTATGCCCGTACCTACATCCCCACCGCTTTTGATGCAGCACTCACAGACACGATCAGAACCGTACTCAATGGCAGGGCTGCATTAAAGTTTCATTTTAAAATACGGGCCAATGCACCGGGAGGCAAACAATTCATCGTACTCGAAGCACTCAAGCAGGCTTGTTATGCAGACTCCACTGCGCTGTACAATGGAAACAAATTCAGCAAAAGAGATGATCCTGAAAACTACAACCGGGTTAAAACACTATCCGGTGTACTCCTGCGTAAAGATACTATCTGCCTGGACGACTATTTACGCATCCCCTGCTATACCCAGGATATGAATGCAGATAATAACCAGATAGGAGGATTGAACGAAAATTTCAACCGTATCCTGTTTACACAAAATAGTCCTGTACTAAGTACAGACCTGTATCTCAATGCTGCGGCTATTAATGCCGTACCCGATGATGAGCTTATTCCCAAAGGAAGGATCATTGTATACGTACGTTCTACTTCAAAAGCTTACTATGACTTCCTCCTTACTTATGAGAAAGTAGTACGTAATCCTGGACTAAACAGTCTTTTCCAGGCTATTCAACTAAAAGGAAATACTCTAAATGGATTAGGTATTGTAGGCGGGCTTTATCAGCACACTTACTATTTGTATTATGATGACCTGAACTAA
- a CDS encoding LytR/AlgR family response regulator transcription factor → MMTAIGIDDEPVALEVIKAHAAKVPFMELKGLFTNAFQALDYLRKEKVDVLFLDIKMPDVTGIELLKSLPDPPLVVFTTAYSEHAVHSFELDAIDYLLKPFSLARFLKACNKVHAYLQLKQEKIPVNIPEFIFIKSGYDQIRILLNEILYLESAGNYVNFILKDRKLLSRLSMNEASQLLPESLFTRIHRSFIVSNQQISKIDRTSVWIGNVQVPVGSAYAEEVGKIWQGPA, encoded by the coding sequence ATGATGACTGCCATTGGTATAGATGATGAGCCGGTAGCTCTGGAAGTAATAAAAGCCCATGCGGCTAAAGTACCTTTTATGGAATTGAAAGGGTTATTTACCAATGCTTTCCAGGCGCTGGATTATTTAAGGAAAGAAAAAGTAGATGTCCTGTTCCTGGATATAAAAATGCCCGATGTGACAGGTATAGAATTACTCAAAAGTTTGCCGGATCCTCCTCTGGTAGTTTTTACAACCGCTTATTCAGAACACGCTGTTCACAGTTTTGAACTGGATGCTATAGACTATCTTTTAAAGCCTTTCTCGCTGGCAAGGTTTCTGAAAGCCTGTAATAAAGTACATGCTTATTTACAATTGAAACAGGAAAAAATACCTGTGAATATACCGGAATTTATCTTTATTAAAAGCGGATATGATCAGATACGGATATTGCTCAATGAGATCCTCTATCTGGAAAGCGCGGGAAACTATGTTAATTTTATACTAAAAGACCGTAAGCTGCTTTCCCGTCTTTCAATGAATGAAGCCAGCCAATTATTACCAGAAAGCCTTTTTACCCGTATCCATCGTTCTTTTATTGTATCAAACCAACAGATAAGCAAGATTGACCGTACGTCCGTATGGATCGGGAACGTGCAGGTACCAGTAGGGTCAGCTTATGCAGAGGAAGTAGGGAAAATATGGCAGGGGCCTGCCTGA
- a CDS encoding DUF5686 and carboxypeptidase-like regulatory domain-containing protein: MTDVLCIKRFTLLLFLAFTYSICISAQQQTISGSVKDAQTGEYLPFANVYFKGTSHGVRTNEDGQFSLTLHSLPGDSLTASVMGYNMMVMRLNRQAARQTVNFELERGIRIKEFVVNAGINPALIILRKVIQRKPVNDMHALDNYSLKAYNKVEIDLKHIQERHLQRNRLLKPFAFIAKNIDSTSEDKPFLPIFLTESLSSFYYQQSPSRQKEVIHAQQTSGIKTDAIQQYLGSMYQKLNIYDNYIQLFSKQFVSPISNSGTFYYHYKMLDTQYIRGKKCYLISFVPRRPEELVFKGEFWVHDSTFAIQKMSLYADKDANINFINKVSVVQEFAPLNDSAWFIIKDILVADFTVLGKKSVNVIGRRSLLYDSIRVNRPEVTAYFNNNGNPDAVEVALYNASTARSFWDSIRPVSLSKNERAIYAMVDTLQQLPLFKTYTNTLKFVFTGKKEFGPIEIGPVYRMISMNQLEKQRVRIDLGTTPRFNPMLRLRGHLAYGVADQELKGHVSALWILSRYPRKALYASYTHELDNGGISRGEHEEIGTDNVFTLLLRKPGIKQKFILLDEKRADYFTEWRNGFSIHIKGVNQAFYPYAPLPAVDSIVKGRITGQSNNITTELGIKLRYAPGEKFLQGRFDRISLGSKYPALTLEYDAGIKGVLGSSYHYHKLEATIAGKHVKIAPLGKLTYEVYAGKIFNPLPYFLLENHPGNEIYYYSGRAFNMMNRFEFISDEYAGFNLEHHLEGGLFNYIPLLKKMKLRQFWTAKGVIGSLSPENTAMNMHTSYRFRTLEAHPYIEVGTGIDNILRFFRVDFVWRLAPKPLPQEAYHRRFGIFGSFRLNF, translated from the coding sequence ATGACTGATGTACTGTGTATAAAGCGGTTTACGTTATTGCTCTTTCTTGCCTTTACCTATTCTATTTGTATATCTGCACAGCAACAAACGATCAGTGGTAGTGTAAAAGATGCGCAAACAGGGGAATACCTTCCATTTGCCAATGTATACTTTAAAGGTACCAGCCATGGCGTAAGAACAAATGAAGACGGACAGTTCAGTCTTACACTGCACAGTCTGCCAGGAGATAGCCTTACTGCATCTGTGATGGGATATAATATGATGGTAATGAGGCTGAACCGTCAGGCTGCAAGACAAACAGTGAATTTTGAACTGGAAAGAGGCATACGTATTAAAGAGTTTGTTGTGAATGCAGGGATAAACCCCGCCTTGATCATCTTGCGTAAAGTGATCCAGCGTAAGCCTGTAAATGACATGCATGCGCTGGATAACTATTCATTGAAGGCATATAATAAGGTAGAAATAGACCTGAAACATATTCAGGAACGCCACTTACAGCGCAACAGGTTATTAAAACCTTTTGCTTTTATTGCGAAGAATATTGACAGTACCTCAGAAGACAAACCCTTTTTACCTATTTTTCTTACAGAATCACTGTCTTCTTTTTATTACCAGCAATCTCCTTCCCGCCAGAAAGAGGTCATTCATGCCCAGCAAACCTCCGGTATTAAGACCGATGCCATACAGCAATACCTGGGTAGTATGTATCAGAAACTGAATATATACGATAACTACATTCAGTTGTTCAGCAAACAGTTTGTAAGCCCTATCAGTAATAGCGGAACATTTTACTACCACTATAAAATGTTGGATACCCAATATATCCGGGGTAAAAAGTGTTACCTCATCAGCTTTGTGCCCCGGAGGCCTGAAGAGCTCGTATTTAAAGGGGAATTCTGGGTGCATGATTCCACGTTTGCGATACAAAAAATGTCGTTGTATGCGGATAAGGATGCGAATATCAACTTCATTAATAAAGTATCAGTGGTACAGGAGTTTGCCCCTTTAAATGACTCTGCATGGTTTATTATAAAAGATATCCTGGTAGCTGATTTTACAGTACTTGGTAAGAAATCTGTAAATGTTATCGGCCGGCGTAGTTTGTTGTATGACAGCATCCGGGTAAACCGGCCTGAGGTAACGGCTTACTTTAATAATAACGGTAACCCCGATGCGGTGGAAGTAGCTTTATACAACGCCTCAACTGCCCGTAGCTTTTGGGATAGCATCAGGCCGGTATCCCTTAGTAAAAATGAACGGGCTATTTATGCCATGGTGGATACGTTACAACAATTACCATTGTTTAAAACGTATACCAATACGCTTAAATTTGTATTTACAGGGAAAAAGGAATTTGGTCCGATTGAGATAGGGCCGGTATATCGGATGATCAGTATGAACCAGTTGGAAAAACAACGGGTGCGTATTGATCTCGGAACTACGCCGAGATTTAATCCTATGCTTCGTTTAAGAGGACATCTGGCGTATGGTGTGGCTGATCAGGAATTAAAAGGGCACGTTTCTGCATTATGGATACTCAGCAGGTACCCCCGCAAAGCCTTGTATGCTTCCTACACACATGAACTGGACAATGGCGGAATTAGCCGGGGAGAACATGAGGAAATAGGTACGGATAATGTGTTTACCCTTTTATTACGGAAGCCAGGCATTAAGCAGAAGTTTATTCTGTTGGATGAGAAGAGGGCAGACTACTTTACTGAATGGAGAAATGGGTTCTCTATCCATATTAAAGGAGTAAACCAGGCATTTTATCCCTATGCACCATTGCCGGCAGTGGATAGCATAGTTAAAGGAAGAATAACCGGACAGTCTAACAATATTACTACTGAACTTGGTATAAAACTTCGTTATGCTCCCGGCGAAAAATTCTTGCAGGGAAGGTTTGACCGTATCAGCCTGGGTAGCAAATACCCGGCTTTAACATTAGAATATGATGCAGGTATCAAAGGTGTCTTAGGGAGTAGCTACCACTATCATAAACTGGAAGCAACGATAGCTGGCAAACATGTGAAGATTGCTCCTCTGGGCAAGCTGACTTATGAAGTTTATGCTGGTAAAATATTTAATCCATTGCCTTATTTCCTGCTGGAGAATCATCCTGGTAATGAAATCTATTATTACAGCGGGCGGGCATTTAACATGATGAATCGCTTTGAATTTATCAGTGATGAATACGCCGGATTTAATCTGGAGCATCACCTGGAAGGTGGTCTGTTTAATTACATCCCGCTACTTAAAAAAATGAAACTACGACAGTTTTGGACAGCCAAGGGGGTAATAGGTAGCCTGTCGCCCGAAAATACAGCTATGAATATGCATACCAGCTATCGGTTCCGGACGCTGGAGGCACATCCTTATATTGAAGTGGGTACAGGTATAGACAATATTTTAAGGTTTTTCCGGGTAGATTTTGTGTGGAGGCTGGCCCCCAAGCCTCTGCCTCAGGAAGCTTATCATCGCCGTTTTGGTATATTTGGAAGCTTCCGGCTTAATTTTTAA
- a CDS encoding DUF4407 domain-containing protein, whose translation MKQQVPAPAVDNTSRFLWWMAAADTQTLKDCRADRERYRIIGTAVLITWMFATLSWGYFFSTVVEDDLLVGLLALFFGFAILSIDRSLIAAMTRKHGRQAIAPAVFRMLLAITIGLFISQPVVLMLFKKDIQAQMAINKQTKMDAFKAQLAASSADLKMALEQQQTFLQNELKKQQTQVKAYKDGYIQETDGTGGSGKIGASEIARIKKNEYLKAEGEWLALEGKIQPQLEELSTRLKQLADQNQQKEKAYAATLTDGFLTQVTALNDLMTQNNALRLRYRLVVFIITLIEILPLLSKLLMPKGEYEEMVACNVAADVAACQLNMEHTMWLQEYFHETAAQQDKELVDRIFSMTADMRQQQAGEVVKSWNETNGKQYQTLWNNARKSLFIHKV comes from the coding sequence ATGAAACAACAAGTGCCAGCACCAGCAGTAGATAATACGAGCCGCTTTTTATGGTGGATGGCTGCTGCCGATACCCAAACACTGAAAGATTGCCGTGCCGACCGGGAGCGGTACCGCATTATTGGTACTGCCGTATTGATCACCTGGATGTTTGCGACCCTATCCTGGGGCTACTTTTTTTCAACCGTAGTGGAAGATGATTTATTAGTAGGTCTGCTGGCGCTTTTCTTTGGATTCGCCATATTGTCCATTGACAGAAGTCTTATTGCTGCCATGACCAGAAAGCATGGCCGACAGGCCATAGCACCTGCGGTATTCAGAATGTTGCTGGCCATCACCATTGGATTATTCATTTCACAACCTGTCGTATTAATGCTGTTTAAGAAAGACATTCAGGCACAGATGGCTATCAACAAACAGACAAAAATGGACGCATTCAAAGCACAGCTGGCTGCCTCATCAGCAGATCTTAAAATGGCATTGGAGCAGCAACAAACCTTTTTACAGAATGAGTTGAAAAAACAGCAGACACAAGTGAAGGCATATAAGGATGGTTATATTCAGGAAACAGATGGTACTGGCGGTTCCGGGAAGATAGGGGCGTCTGAAATTGCCAGGATAAAAAAGAATGAGTATCTGAAAGCAGAAGGAGAATGGCTGGCATTGGAAGGAAAAATACAGCCACAGCTGGAAGAGTTGTCCACCCGGTTAAAACAACTGGCGGATCAAAATCAGCAAAAGGAAAAAGCGTATGCTGCCACCCTTACGGATGGATTTCTGACACAGGTAACAGCATTAAATGACCTGATGACCCAAAACAATGCCCTGAGATTACGGTATCGCCTGGTGGTATTTATCATTACGCTTATTGAGATTTTACCACTGCTGAGTAAACTGCTGATGCCTAAAGGGGAGTATGAGGAGATGGTAGCCTGTAATGTGGCAGCGGATGTAGCTGCCTGCCAGCTTAATATGGAACATACCATGTGGTTGCAGGAGTATTTTCATGAAACGGCAGCACAGCAGGATAAAGAACTGGTAGATCGCATTTTTAGTATGACAGCGGATATGCGGCAGCAGCAGGCTGGAGAAGTAGTGAAAAGCTGGAATGAAACAAACGGCAAGCAGTACCAGACTTTATGGAATAATGCCCGGAAATCGCTCTTCATTCATAAAGTCTGA
- a CDS encoding FecR domain-containing protein: MNSDNSHIHDLIAKALASACSPEEARLLQQWLDESPANREEYQQIQQLWQDIKPAATPPRSYNTTAAWNKVDNRLQGTQPVLVPVKNRRSLILKGLTAAAVAIVVAGTLWWFKSARTSNIPQVIAANEGKVKSLELEDHSLITLRQGASITYLPGFNAQHRTVRLKGQAYFEVTPDPDKPFLIETPDHSVIEVLGTAFTVHTSDTSTTVVVSNGKVKLSGGNNSGSLILLSGEKGMNQPGKIWQQPNNDINYLAWKTGILQFNDQPLSEILTQVAGFYGKVIKVENAYQQTTTTLKATARFEGQSCAEAMHELQLLLGFTYRQEGDTIIVGQ; the protein is encoded by the coding sequence ATGAATTCAGATAACAGTCACATACATGATCTGATTGCCAAAGCACTAGCTTCAGCATGCAGTCCTGAGGAAGCACGCCTCCTGCAGCAATGGCTGGACGAGTCGCCTGCCAACAGGGAAGAATACCAGCAAATTCAACAACTATGGCAGGATATCAAACCTGCTGCTACCCCTCCCAGGTCTTATAACACAACGGCTGCCTGGAATAAGGTAGATAACCGCTTGCAAGGCACCCAACCTGTATTAGTACCCGTAAAAAACAGGCGTTCACTTATCCTGAAAGGATTGACCGCTGCTGCTGTCGCCATAGTGGTTGCAGGCACATTATGGTGGTTTAAATCTGCCCGCACCAGTAATATTCCCCAGGTAATTGCTGCAAATGAAGGAAAGGTGAAAAGCCTGGAACTGGAAGACCATTCCCTGATTACACTAAGACAGGGAGCCAGCATCACCTATTTACCCGGCTTCAATGCACAACACCGTACCGTACGTTTGAAGGGACAGGCTTACTTTGAGGTAACCCCCGATCCGGACAAACCTTTTCTGATAGAAACTCCGGATCATTCTGTTATCGAAGTTTTAGGTACTGCCTTTACTGTACATACCAGCGATACCAGTACCACAGTAGTAGTATCTAATGGTAAAGTAAAATTATCAGGTGGTAACAATTCCGGCTCGCTGATATTGCTCAGTGGAGAAAAAGGGATGAATCAACCTGGAAAAATATGGCAACAACCTAACAATGATATTAACTACCTGGCGTGGAAAACTGGTATATTGCAGTTCAATGACCAGCCCCTGTCCGAAATTTTAACACAGGTGGCAGGGTTTTATGGTAAAGTAATCAAGGTTGAAAACGCATATCAACAAACCACCACAACACTTAAAGCTACTGCCCGCTTTGAAGGCCAGTCCTGTGCGGAAGCTATGCACGAATTGCAATTATTGCTCGGATTCACATACCGGCAGGAAGGGGATACTATTATTGTGGGGCAATAG